One window of Salmo salar chromosome ssa11, Ssal_v3.1, whole genome shotgun sequence genomic DNA carries:
- the LOC106562349 gene encoding complexin-3, with amino-acid sequence MAFMVKQMVGGHVKNLTGGLTEEKPEGEKSEAAAAGMTQEEFEQYQQQLEEEKQERDASFAQKKAERATVRSHFRDKYRLPKNELDDTQIQQAGDDVELPTELAKMIADDNKEEESKTSVLGQLTNIQNVDMDQLKDKAQATLEDLKQSAEKCNLM; translated from the exons ATGGCTTTTATGGTGAAACAAATGGTGGGAGGGCATGTGAAGAACCTGACCGGGGGTTTGACTGAGGAAAAGCCCGAAGGAGAGAAATCGGAAGCAGCAGCGGCAGGAATGACCCAAGAGGAATTTGAACAATATCAACAACAGTTAGAGGAGGAAAA GCAGGAACGAGATGCTAGTTTTGCCCAGAAGAAAGCTGAGCGGGCAACAGTTAGAAGTCACTTCCGGGACAAATACAGACTGCCAAAG AATGAGCTGGATGACACTCAGATCCAGCAGGCGGGGGATGACGTGGAGCTGCCCACAGAGCTAGCCAAGATGATCGCTGACGACAACAAGGAGGAGGAGTCCAAAACGTCTGTCCTGGGCCAGCTGACCAACATCCAGAATGTGGACATGGACCAGCTGAAGGACAAGGCCCAGGCCACGCTGGAAGACCTCAAACAGTCCGCTGAGAAGTGCAATCTCATGtga
- the LOC106562350 gene encoding tyrosine-protein kinase CSK isoform X1 — protein sequence MSGIQVPWLPGTECVAKYNFQSTNEQDLPFCKGDVLTIIGVTRDPNWYKAKNTVGREGTIPANYVQKREGVKSGGKLSLMPWFHGKITREQAERLLYPPETGLFLARESTNYPGDYTLCVSCDGKVEHYRIIYHDGKLSIDEEEFFQNLMQLVEHYTKDADGLCTRLIKPKLMEGTVAAQDEFSRSGWALNRKELKLIQTIGKGEFGDVMVGDYRGTKVAVKCIKHDATAQAFIAEASVMTQLRHNNLVQLLGVIVEERGSLYIVTEYMAKGSLVDYLRSRGRTVLGGDCLLKFSLDVCEAMEYLEANNFVHRDLAARNVLVSDDNIAKVSDFGLTKEASSTQDTAKLPVKWTSPEALREKRFSTKSDVWSYGILLWEIYSFGRVPYPRIPLKEVVPRVEKGYKMDAPDGCPVVVYDVMKQCWTLDVGLRPSFRMLRDKLSHIRAKELYL from the exons GTACCATGGTTGCCTGGCACAGAGTGTGTAGCCAAGTACAACTTCCAGTCGACAAATGAACAGGACCTGCCTTTCTGTAAAGGAGATGTGTTGACCATAATCGGAGTCACCAGG GATCCCAACTGGTACAAAGCGAAGAACACAGTGGGCAGAGAGGGAACCATCCCAGCTAACTACGTccagaaaagggaaggggtcaaGTCAGGGGGAAAACTCAGTCTTATGCC ATGGTTCCATGGTAAGATAACGCGGGAGCAGGCGGAGCGCCTCCTCTACCCCCCAGAGACTGGTCTGTTCCTGGCGAGGGAGAGCACCAACTACCCCGGGGACTACACCCTGTGTGTCAGCTGTGACGGCAAGGTGGAGCACTACCGCATCATCTACCACGACGGCAAGCTCAGCATCGACGAGGAGGAGTTCTTCCAGAACCTCATGCAGCTGGTGGAG CACTACACTAAAGACGCCGACGGCCTCTGTACCAGACTCATCAAGCCAAAGCTGATGGAGGGAACGGTGGCCGCCCAGGATGAATTCTCCAGGA GTGGCTGGGCCTTGAACAGAAAGGAACTCAAGCTCATCCAGACCATTGGCAAAGGGGAGTTTGGAG ATGTGATGGTGggggactacagagggaccaAGGTGGCAGTGAAGTGCATCAAACACGACGCCACGGCCCAGGCGTTCATCGCTGAGGCCTCCGTCATGAC CCAGCTGAGGCACAACAACCTGGTTCAGCTGCTGGGGGTGATTGTAGAGGAGAGGGGCAGTCTCTACATCGTCACAGAGTACATGGCCAAG GGCAGTCTAGTGGACTACCTCCGTTCTCGAGGACGGACCGTGCTGGGAGGAGACTGTTTACTCAAATTCTCACT TGATGTATGTGAAGCCATGGAATACCTGGAGGCCAATAACTTTGTGCACAGAGACCTGGCCGCCCGGAATGTTCTGGTGTCTGACGACAACATCGCCAAGGTCAGCGACTTCGGTCTGACTAAGGAGGCCTCGTCCACACAGGACACTGCCAAATTGCCTGTCAAATGGACCTCCCCCGAAGCCCTGCGAGAGAAG AGGTTCTCCACTAAGTCAGACGTGTGGAGTTATGGTATCCTGCTATGGGAGATTTACTCCTTTGGGCGTGTGCCTTATCCCAGAATT CCCCTGAAGGAGGTGGTGCCGCGGGTGGAGAAGGGTTACAAGATGGACGCCCCCGACGGCTGCCCGGTGGTGGTGTACGACGTCATGAAGCAGTGCTGGACCCTGGATGTGGGGCTGCGGCCCTCCTTCCGCATGCTGAGAGACAAGCTGTCACATATCAGAGCCAAGGAGCTCTACCTGTGA